The DNA segment GATTAACTTATTGATGCTTTGTTCTTTgttcatgtgttttttttaatgtccgAATTGGCTCTGTgctattatatttttggttcTGATGATCaaagttgatttttttcttaGCCATGTCCCATGATGATAAACTTTTGATTGGTTCCAGTGCTTTATATTCAAGACATAAATGGGAAAGGCTAATGTTAACAATACTGGTTCAGACACCAAGAGAAATGTAGTCTCAAGTGTGTTTGATCCTGCATTCTCTAGATTCGTTGGACTCTCTCAGAAGCTTCAAGCTCGTGTTAAGGTTATAATTTGGTTTCACACATGCTTTCAATGTCCTTTGATGTTTTTTATCTTCTAACGTACTGACAACAAAAGAAGCGTTTTTGCGCTCTTTGCACAGTCCCAGCTGAAGAATCTGACCGCTGATAAGCATGGGAGGgaagataatgaaatctcatcTAACTCCATACAAATGGACCTGGAGAAGCAGCTAGATAGTTGGAGAGGAAACCCTTCGTGGACTGATCAACCCCCAGTCGTTAAGGTGATCAATAGACTTCACTAGCCGGTTCTTTTCAGCGCTAGTGAGAGAATCTTGTTATATGACAGAGATAATTTAATCTTGGCAGGTGAGTATTCCGAAAGGGTCGCTTTGCAATCTCAAAGCTGAGGTGAATGTTGGTTTACCCCCTGATGCAGTTTATAACATTGTGATTGACCCTGACAACAGAAGGgtcttcaagaatatcaaggtACTTCTATCTTACCTTCTTCCTCCATTAGAGGTTAAGCTCCAGCCTGACCTGTGATCACATTTATAGGAGGTTCTGTCGCGGAAAGTAGTGGTGGATGAAGGATTGAGGCAAGTGGTGGAAGTAGAACAAGCTGCTTTGTGGAGATTTCTCTGGTGGTCTGGAACAATCTCAGTTcatgtcttggttgatcaaaaCCGAGCAGATCACTCGGTAAGACTACTAAACAAAAAGTCTTTTGAGTCTTTTTCGTGAGTGGTTTGTGAAAAGGAAATGTGTTTGCAGATGAAATTCAAGCAAGTGAAGAGCGGGTTCATGAAGAGATTCGAAGGAAACTGGAAAGTAAAGCCTTTGTTTGTGGACGAGCATATGTGCGATCGTCTGAAACCAAAAACACTGGAGGAGTATGAGCAGTGTACTGGAGGTAAAGGGAGGGTCGGATCAAAGGTGACGCTTGACCAGCTAATACAGCCTGCGATTGTTCCACCACCTCCCATTTCTTGGTATCTGAGAGGCATCACGGCCAAGACAACAGAGATGCTCATCCATGACTTGTTGGCTGAGACCGCTAAGATCCGCAAACGTTTGGCAACCGGAGAGACGGATGATAGTCAGTCGCTGGATGAGCAAATGATTGTGAATCCCGGAGATATAAAGGAGAGATGGGCTGCACACAGAAGAACATCAAGGAGACGTCGAAAAGATTTGTGCTGATTCAGTTCTTGAGGAAAACTGTAACCCAGTCCATGATTTTGGTTGGTCATAGAAATGTTCATGACTTTTGGGATCAGATACGTATACGCTTGCTGTCCTAAGATACAATTCATCACTAATGGAGAATGTTGAAATTTTTCTACAGCCATGGCTCTACGAACTACAAATGACGAAGAAATATTCAATATGTACTAAAGAATTTATCTTATTATGCCCACGCTTGCAAATGAAGTACATAATGTAACAAGAAAGCAATAACATTCATTCATCAATCCAAGGTTTGAACAAATAAAAATGCACGAAAACTATTTAAAGGGGCTCATACTAGTAAGGTTTTTAGGTACACATCTACTTGCACAATCAGAACATTCATACAATAGCCAGTAGCAAAAAGgttcatataatatttataagctTTCTCTTGCATCCAGAAACTTTACCAACATACAGCAGGAAGAAGCATCTCGATGCAATGCTATTTTACTTCATTACGCCTGCGTAAGGGAGAGAGTATAAGCGTCgcagaaaagaagaaacaatcttttgtaagatttgtttttttttttgtaagcttTTGTTACCTTGCCAGCGATGTTGTTGGATAGCCAGTCCAGACCTTCGTACAGTCCTTCACCTGACGTGGCGCATGTGCTCTGAATGTACCTGTCGATTGCAAAGGAagacatataaatttaaaaacaaaagaatggTTTAAATTTTCAGAGAATTGCTAGGATATGTTTATTTACCAGTGACGCTGACGCAGGGAGTGAAGGCCAAGCTTATCTGTGATTTCGGCGGCATTCATAGCGTTTGGAAGATCTTGTTTGTTGGCAAACACAAGCAACACAGCATCACGCAGCTCATCCTGCAAAAGAGGAATACAGTTGGCAAGTATAAGACTTTCTAAATGGGTAATGATGAAATATATACTCTACAAAATATTCTGTTCAAGGAGTTTAATTAGCAATCAATATGAACCTCATTAAGCATCCTGTGAAGTTCATCTCTAGCCTCAACAACTCTGTCCCTATCGTTGCTGTCCACGACAAAGATCAGACCCTGAGTGTTCTGGAAGTAGTGCCTCCACAAAGGACGGATCTGAAAATCAAGTTAGTTTCTTCAGTACTAGCATAGAAATTTACTTTCCGCAGAAACGTGAGATACACAATACTGCTGAAGAATTTAATACCATACCTTGTCCTGACCCCCGACATCCCACACAGTGAAACTGATGTTCTTGTACTCCACAGTTTCCACATTGAAACCTGTTTATGAACCTTGAGTTTAATATTCATCACAATCACAAAACCAATAGTATTATCATGATGGTGTGAAGGAGAAGCATACCAATAGTGGGGATGGTGGTGACAATCTCACCGAGCTTGAGCTTGTAGAGAATAGTGGTCTTACCAGCAGCATCAAGACCAACCATCAGAatcctcatctccttctttgcaAAGAGCTTGCTAAACAGCTTCGCGAAACTCAaccccattttttttttccttttaaactGCAAAAACCACAACGGATCAGGTAGATCCAACACACAGAGGTTGAAACATGCATAACGGATCACATCTTCTACAACTCAGAAGCTAATAACTGGGAAATGATTACAGATCCGCAGAAAAGCATAGATCCAGATCAGAGAAAGCGTACCTCTGCACCGGAGGATCTGCGAGAGAAGCTTAAGAGAGACGCGACGACGATGATGAATCAAAGGATTATTAGTGggaagattgattttttttctttttaataaggGGAAAGGGTTACCGGCTTGTACGTCGCTTTTCACGCCGGTTAACGAAACAAATAAGAGAAAGTTACGAACGTACCCCTTTGAATCTTCGTTGACCGAGTATATGTTCTTCTTCCTCACGGGGTAATACagtcttaattaatcaatagtcGACACGTGAACAATAATAGCTCCTTCCTTTGATGCTACTTCATCTCCAAACTCGATATATGAATTTTGTAGCGATTTAACTAATTAATATAGCATGATTACATACATCTactaatgatatatttttagttaagtATTAGGAAATTTTAAGACATTCTATTTACTTCATCttcatttttgttatattaagATTTGTTTTAAAGAGGTCTCAAAAATTCCAGTTTAAAATAACAAACTaatcaatttattaaaaaattgaacCTGGTTTAACCTTTCAGTTTGGTTTTAGTTTGGTTCTGTTCTTGTACGTTGTTTTGGTTTGTGTTAACCGTTGATGTCTGCAagagtatttatttatttcttgagatCGTCTTAACTCAATGGTTCTGTGATGAATAAACCATGCTTTGACAAGTTAATGGTGAATCACAACAGAACTGATCGCTTCATGATAGTTCAGTACATTATTTACTTGCTACCAACTGAGAAAGCACTCGTTAGGGATCTTGGAACATGTAGAAGCTTTTAAATTCATAAATCAATTGTTTTGTTACTTTCtacaattttttcttatatatattttttgagaattggaataaattttttatattttcaagcaATTCTTTTAAACTTGTCTTAATTTAAATCTCATATATCTATTTCTGATTATTCTTTTCCTTGGAGGAATTACAAAACATTATAGAAGTATGTGCACTTGCAATAACAATtaatttgatattaattttcttgGTGTAATGCAACTTGTAGTTGTAAGATAGAGAGAATACAATAAACAAAGTGTAGTAATCGTATTCAAAGAGGAAACAACTAGAAAATGAACATGCTTACATGTAACAGACAGAACCATGTTGTCTGTAGATTCTTAGTATTAGGACATTGTTGATGCATGGATTGGGTATAAAACTGATTGAAGCTTTTCCTTTCCATGGCTATATCTTACATAACGAAATTTGAAAGTAATGTCAATTGCTATGTGTTTTAGTCAAAAAGAATGTCAAATGATGTGTGATGATTAATTCTAATGGCTCTTTTAGTTCGTGTGCTGCCATGAAAAACCTCTTTCGGAGACAGCAAAACTAATTGTTTTCGAGGCGacgtttttaaataaaaatgagaaaGCGACGAGACCTGAGCACGAATGAGAGAGAAACAGACAACGAGAGACAACTAGCTCCGTTTTATTTTCTAGATAAAATAAACAACGAGACTTAGTATACACTTAATTTCCAAGCTCAAAAGCTCATCGTGACTTCCATTTTATAGTTTCTTAAATCATTTCTTCTAAAGTCAGCCGATTCGTGTCTTCCTCTAATCTCAGGTTCAACTAGTAACTATCAACCCGCCGCtacggtttaatttttttggggtACTATCACAACTCTTCCAAACAAAGAAGTACactttgtaaaataaataaatatatatatatatatttgataaatttctTAGATAccgtaaaaaattataaaaattaatacaaaaaagaaaatttctgaaataaaattacttaaaattaagataatttaactactctaaattttaaattattattctaaGCTAATCTCTTACATACTAAATTATACACTaaactcaaattcaaaaaaaaatgttttagtcCTACATgagattatttttctttattagttttacgataaaataataatataggtTCAGAGCATTATTTTACAAAGAGTTACGATGCACAAATTTAATTGCAAAGTctacctttttaaaaaaaaaattcaaatgataattttttttgaaacgaataatgtaaattaaaaatataagattgattttgtttatttattagtaCTTTTTAACCTTGACTATGTCC comes from the Brassica napus cultivar Da-Ae chromosome A7, Da-Ae, whole genome shotgun sequence genome and includes:
- the BNAC06G31500D gene encoding uncharacterized protein BNAC06G31500D, with translation MGKANVNNTGSDTKRNVVSSVFDPAFSRFVGLSQKLQARVKSQLKNLTADKHGREDNEISSNSIQMDLEKQLDSWRGNPSWTDQPPVVKVSIPKGSLCNLKAEVNVGLPPDAVYNIVIDPDNRRVFKNIKEVLSRKVVVDEGLRQVVEVEQAALWRFLWWSGTISVHVLVDQNRADHSMKFKQVKSGFMKRFEGNWKVKPLFVDEHMCDRLKPKTLEEYEQCTGGKGRVGSKVTLDQLIQPAIVPPPPISWYLRGITAKTTEMLIHDLLAETAKIRKRLATGETDDSQSLDEQMIVNPGDIKERWAAHRRTSRRRRKDLC
- the LOC125576318 gene encoding ADP-ribosylation factor 2-B-like is translated as MGLSFAKLFSKLFAKKEMRILMVGLDAAGKTTILYKLKLGEIVTTIPTIGFNVETVEYKNISFTVWDVGGQDKIRPLWRHYFQNTQGLIFVVDSNDRDRVVEARDELHRMLNEDELRDAVLLVFANKQDLPNAMNAAEITDKLGLHSLRQRHWYIQSTCATSGEGLYEGLDWLSNNIAGKA